From a region of the Drosophila virilis strain 15010-1051.87 chromosome 3, Dvir_AGI_RSII-ME, whole genome shotgun sequence genome:
- the LOC6636612 gene encoding uncharacterized protein, whose amino-acid sequence MRLFVWFLLAALCLHWAKADVSQLVQSGNGFVYDVPRVSELELELNNEFPTGQEFPQDAIPVAPSDAELGQLEEEPVASATSDESAAYASSKSHGYAYRVPSRRFKS is encoded by the exons ATG CGGctgtttgtttggtttttgctGGCGGCGCTTTGTCTGCATTGGGCCAAGGCGGATGTTTCGCAGCTGGTTCAGTCGGGCAATGGATTTGTCTACGATGTGCCCAGGGTCAgcgagctggagctggagctgaacAATGAGTTTCCCACCGGACAGGAGTTTCCACAGGATGCCATACCCGTCGCCCCCTCCGATGCGGAACTGGGCCAGCTGGAGGAGGAGCCGGTTGCGTCGGCAACCAGCGACGAGAGCGCTGCCTATGCCTCATCCAAGAGCCATGGTTATGCCTACCGAGTGCCCAGCAGACGCTTCAAGAGCTAA
- the LOC6636611 gene encoding uncharacterized protein, which produces MTADKDTDTDIETRTKNACNAFLSLALAVCLLALAAADVSHLQLEQLERHPEPEHGYGYDYPKPVVPFVIASTTTPAPTPAPTYLPPPTPVPTYLPPPLPTPVPTYLPPPPPPTTTTPAPTPAPTYLPPPPPTTTTTTTTTSAPTPAPTYLPPIIVPEPEPEPGYHYDAPAEPFIF; this is translated from the exons ATGACTGCAGacaaagatacagatacagacatAGAAACACGCACAAAgaatgcatgt aaCGCATTCCTTAGTCTCGCACTGGCCGTTTGCCTACTGGCCCTGGCCGCTGCCGATGTCTCCCACCTGCAGCTGGAACAGCTCGAGCGCCACCCGGAACCCGAACACGGCTATGGCTACGACTATCCCAAGCCGGTGGTGCCCTTTGTGATAGCCAGCACGACGACCCCAGCACCTACACCCGCACCTACCTACCTGCCACCACCCACACCTGTGCCCACCTATCTGCCACCGCCACTACCCACACCTGTACCCACCTACCTGCCACCCCCACCACCACCAACCACAACGACGCCTGCCCCGACGCCAGCTCCAACCTATCTGCCGCCTCCACCACCCAccacgacaacgacgacgacgacaacgtcTGCGCCCACGCCCGCGCCCACCTATCTACCGCCCATCATTgtgccggagccggagccagaGCCGGGCTATCACTATGACGCACCCGCCGAGCCTTTCATATTCTAA
- the LOC6636610 gene encoding uncharacterized protein: MKPLCLLLTVLAICGSGRADVSHLFGGGNHQHHNSHYDSHHDSHHDSYHDSHHDSHHYDPHHHDSHHHDLHQDPHAHHQDVHSHSHAHDSHRNHGVHIDLHFDALRQHQPKSGYNYVAPAAPPAPQPKPEYLPPPKPSNTYLPAAKPETKYLPPKVAPSLPPPPPPPPVKTPKAEYLPPQKPRSKYLPPAQPENKYLPPGESAAKPETKYLPPKIPPSLPPPPPPPATAAPKTTYLPPAEPKQTYLPPAPPKANYLPPAQPESQYLAPALSEAPSAHPEPSFHIPIPSYALPLSQSASLPAPTGPGNPGYQYNQPLRRFKF, encoded by the exons ATG AAACCCTTGTGTCTTCTGCTGACCGTTTTGGCCATCTGCGGCAGTGGACGCGCCGACGTCTCCCACTTGTTTGGAGGAGGCAATCATCAGCACCACAATTCGCATTATGATTCGCACCACGACTCGCACCATGACTCCTATCATGACTCCCATCACGACTCACATCATTACGATCCGCATCATCATGACTCGCACCACCACGACTTGCATCAGGATCCCCACGCTCACCACCAGGATgtgcactcgcactcgcatgCGCATGATTCCCATCGCAATCACGGCGTGCACATCGATTTGCATTTCGATGCACTGCGCCAGCATCAACCCAAATCTGGTTACAACTATGTGGCACCAGCTGCACCGCCTGCACCCCAGCCCAAGCCGGAGTATTTGCCACCACCGAAGCCAAGTAACACGTATCTGCCAGCGGCTAAGCCGGAAACAAAGTATCTGCCACCCAAGGTGGCGCCCAGCTTGccaccaccgccaccaccaccTCCAGTGAAGACGCCCAAGGCGGAATACTTGCCACCACAAAAGCCACGCAGCAAGTATTTGCCGCCCGCTCAACCTGAGAACAAGTACCTGCCACCCGGAGAATCTGCGGCGAAGCCGGAGACCAAGTATTTGCCACCCAAGATTCCACCAAGTCtgccgccaccaccaccgccgccagcaacagctgcgCCCAAGACCACCTACTTGCCGCCTGCGGAGCCAAAGCAAACCTATCTGCCGCCCGCCCCACCCAAGGCCAACTATCTGCCACCCGCACAGCCGGAGTCGCAGTACTTGGCGCCCGCTCTGTCTGAGGCACCTTCGGCACACCCCGAGCCAAGCTTTCACATTCCCATACCCTCGTATGCGCTG